Genomic DNA from Mycolicibacterium helvum:
GAGTGCGGGTGCTGGGCTGGAACCACACCAACGGCTCGGCGCTGACCGTCGCCCCGCACATCCACGACCTGTCCGATCTGGCTGGCGCCCAGGTCGCGATCCCGTTCTGGTGGTCCATTCACAACATCGTTCTGCAGCAACTGCTGCGGGCAAACGGGTTACGACCGGTGGTGCGCCGCAGCGCATCTCGCTCCGAGCGCACCGTCGAGCTCGTCGTGATGAGCCCATCGGACATGGTGCCGGCGCTGGCCAACCGGTCGATCGCCGGATACGTCGTCGCCGACCCGTTCAACGCGATGGCCCAGATCAAGAAGATCGGCCGCATCCATACCTTCCTGGGTGACGTGTGGCGCGATCACGCCTGCTGCGTACTCATCACCCGCGACGATGTCATCGCCTCGCGGCCCGCCGCGATACAGGCCGTCACCGACGCCGTCGTGGCGGCGCAACTGAAGATCAACGCCGACCGCAAGGCCGCCGCGGCGGTGCTCTCCGGCCGCTATCTGCCCCAGCCGCTGCCGGCGGTGCAGACGGCGCTGACTTACCCCACGGCGCCGTACCCGTTCGCCCATCCGCAATGGCAGCCGCAACATATCGGGTTCCAGCCCTTTCCTTTTCCCAGCTTCACGAAGCGGTTGCTGGAGGCGATGGGTGACACCGTCGTCG
This window encodes:
- a CDS encoding ABC transporter substrate-binding protein, with product MTGLSRRRLLAGAAGLAATGGLLGIADLTRSATTNAANVSGQLRIGYLPITDAAPLLIAHSATLYPAGVVSSAKPTLFRSWAALAEAFISRQVDVVHLLMPMAVQLRYGLGGGVRVLGWNHTNGSALTVAPHIHDLSDLAGAQVAIPFWWSIHNIVLQQLLRANGLRPVVRRSASRSERTVELVVMSPSDMVPALANRSIAGYVVADPFNAMAQIKKIGRIHTFLGDVWRDHACCVLITRDDVIASRPAAIQAVTDAVVAAQLKINADRKAAAAVLSGRYLPQPLPAVQTALTYPTAPYPFAHPQWQPQHIGFQPFPFPSFTKRLLEAMGDTVVDGDRRFLDRLDPAHVHLDLVDDQFVRHSLHAHGGPSAFGLPTDLTRIEEVQPL